The Heteronotia binoei isolate CCM8104 ecotype False Entrance Well chromosome 19, APGP_CSIRO_Hbin_v1, whole genome shotgun sequence genome contains the following window.
attccagcagaggcaagtggaggagtggggaatcaaatctggttctcccagataagagtccgcatacttaaccactacaccaaactggctctcttcaaacATTCTCCAACCAGGCCACTTAATGCAGTGAGAAGTGTGGGGGGTTGGGAGAGTCAGCATTGCACAAATATCCACAAACTGCTTCAGTGTGTCATACAGGGATTTTTCCATTAGGGTAGAGCATCAGGGCCCTTTGCAGTAACTCTTAAAATAAgtttttattgtatgttttaacttttatttcTGCACTGGACCAAATCAAACAGAATTATAAAACAAACTTCTCCTACTTAATAGTCCATGCCTGTGAtatctttttttttgcagatgaaACTCAAGTAGTCTAAAACACTGCCCATAATCATCTGCAGATATTGCAAGCAAAGTGTGTGTGCATTTTATCTTCAGAACACAGCCATGTCTTCTAGCTCCATCTCTTACcagtgttataatatcctttaaaATTTCAGACCAAGTATTTTGGATCTTCAAATACTCTGTCTCTTTGCTACTAACTCTGCCTAGCAGATCTGTTGCTGTTGGATGTATTTTATTCTGACATGGCCTCTTAAAGGCATTTTTTTCTGCAAGTGGCGTAGAGGGAGAACTTCTCTGGCCAGTGGTCAAAGTTTCCCCCAGTCCTTCCCAATTGTTCACCATTGCCTGATCACACAGCTAGTTTTAGGCTCTTGGGTGGTCTAAGAAAATACGATGCTATTAGCTCCTTGGGTGTTATTTTGCCTACGAAGAAATTTATCCAATGTCATCAAGCTAGTTTATTTGAGCTAACAGTTTCTTCTTCGGGCAGGAGGTGGACAACTTTAAAATACTTGAACAGCAGATTAACTACAAATTTCTTGGGAGTTTTTGGTATGTTTCTGTTTGGTGTTCTATTCAATTTTAAATAAGGCTTTTCTAGTAGAATCAAGAGACCTTTTCTGCACTTTGAGTAAAACGAACCAATCTCAGGGGGGAACCCCAAGTTGTTtcccatctctgaacatctgtgGGAAAAGAGTAAATGGCCAGAGAGTGCTCTTTCACAACTGATGCTGCCTCCTGTATTTGAACCTTTACAAACTACCCTAGCACAAACTCCTGTTTGGTTTCATGGGAACTGTAGCCATCTCAATGTTGTGATTCAGCATGGGATGCCAAGAAAATTATGTTTCCTATCAACTCCCAAACAAAATTGTGCCGGAGAATTTGGAAAGACCAACTTGCAGGAAAAAATGACTCCTCATTCTGTCATGGCCCACCTAGTTCCTCACTCCCTTTAGAAAAAACGTAGGGTCCAGGGGTGGCCTTCTCCTGGGCTGGCCTGTTCATGAAACTGAATATGGTGAAGACTTCAGATTCTTGTAATAAAAATTATGATGAACTGATTCAGAAAAAAGTTTACTAGGTAAATGAATAAGCCTCATACATTCAAAAACTGGAATTATTGTGCAACAAGAGGGAAATGTGTATCTGTGTGCCTGCTCAAAGTTGGCCTGCGACTGCATTAGTATGCAGTGCCCTCCCGCTGTTTCCAATTGGCTGTGCTTTCGCTTCACATGACCGCAGCAAAGGAGGGAGATCTACCCATGCTATGGGTTCAAAGCTATTGGAAAGAATACTGTTGAAGATGACCAAGTACTGTGATGGAGATGGCGAGAGGGTCCTTGAAAGGCAGGTGTCTGGACATTGTATTGTTCATTTAAGCCCCTCCTTGAATCAGCGAGACTCTGCTGGCGGTCAGCCAACAgctcccacccccctccagcccccaccccctgcctatCCAGAGCACTCTTCAGTGTAGAGTTAATCCCAGCTTGGGCTTGTCAGTTACAAGCTTTACTTTGTACAAAATATGACTAAAAGGGTTCTTCCTCTTGTGCAACATtatacaggggggaaaaaaagtctTGAAAAAGATTTATTTGTACAAAAATGCtttatacaaaatacaataagTCATTCATGATTTGTAACAGCTCTCCTCAGTTCTGGCCAGCGGATCTCCTCAGTTCTGGCCAGTGGATCCAAAGCCTCCTGAGCCACGTTCTGTGTCATCCAAAACCTGAAAATGACTCAGTTAGAATTTCTGAAATTGTATCCTCTAGTTCTGAGAGACTATTGCAATGTATTTCCTGTTTGTGTTCATGACTTCAACCTAAAGTATAACTCAGGAAAACGCAGGGGCTTTATTCCTTCCTGCTTATGTTAAGAATCAGTCCCTCGATTAATAAAAGTTAACTCGATTCAATTATTTTATACAGTTTATTTAAATAGATTAATTAAATTTCCTCCCTCCTTATGTGATCCAAATTTCTTACCTGGACTTCTTCAAGTTCAGGATAGTAGATGCGTTCACAGATCAGCTGGGCAATCCTGTCCCCTCTTTTAACTTCAAAACCAAAACAAGTGTTTAAGAAACCTGGCTAAATAGTTACAAATCAACAAGAACTCCCTAATCCTTTTGAACACTTGGGCTGACGAGGGGTAAAAAGGGTGATGCAGCAAGACAGGCAAGACCTGAAGCTTCAGATACCAAGTCAGAGCAGCCCTGCTCTTTCCCCTCATGAAAACAAAACACACCATGCCAAAAATTTCAATATATCACAATAATTACcatcaaaatatatttattattctAGAACAAAGTGTCAGCAATTTAAGCACAGAAGCATAGACAATTATTTAAATAAAGCATTTTCACAAAATACCGTAATCACATAATCATCCGTCCATCACATAAGTATCCACATAATGTCAAAGTCCAACTCAATTATATCCAATGTCCTCATAAATTCTAAGTAAATCATATTTTCTGCTGGAGAGGATGCTAGCTTTTTCATTCTTCCACAGTCCATTCACCCACCATCTACGGAAGTCCTGGTCACTTCTGTTTTGAAAAGATTCTTTCTCAAGATGTGATGGTCTTTATCTTCAAGTTGTCTCAGACTCTTGTTACAAGAGAGCATTCAAATAGAACGCAGCAACCTCTCAATTCTTCATCACCAATTTGTAGGTAAACATGGGTCAAGCTTGATGATGGATGAATGGATTGCGGAAGAATGTAAAACTAACCTCCCCTTGAAGATAAAGACTATCAGATCTTGAGAAAGGATCTTTTCGAAATGGATGTGACCAGATGGTGGGTGAATGGATTGTGGAAGCATTTAAAACTAACGTCCTCTCCAGCTGAAAATATTTAGTTGGAATTTATGAGGACATTGCATTCGAGTTAGACTATGACATTATGTGGATACTTACATGAGGGAAGAATGACTACGTGAttatagtatttttttaaaaaatactttatttAAATGATTTGACTATCAaagctagggcttttttgagcagaaaccgttctggctggcttggtgtcaggggcctaatatgcaaatgcgctcttgctgggcttttggtgtggaacaatggtgatatcagggagtgtggcctaatatgcaaatgagttcctgttggactttttctacaaaaaagccctgaaaacataCTTGTTTACTTTAATTGTTGACACTTCATTAGAGAATACAGAAATATATTTTGATGGCAATTATTGTGATTTATTGAGCTTGGTGTGTTGATTTCATTTGTTGAGTTTGTCTCCACCCTGGCCTCTGTTTTTGTATTCCCTTTCCCCAGCAGATACTCCTTAAACTCCAGGAAGAAGTAATGTAAACATAAGCTACACTAACTTCTCAACCCCTTTTCATAATTGAACCTCAAAAGTTGAAAAGCTTTGTTACAACCAGAGAAGCTCAAGGCAGCCCCTCGTACAGGGAATACAGTCTCTTTATAGGAAATACAGGTAACATATCACTAGATCCATGGTTCTAAAATGAAGGACAGAATAAAATGAAAGAGATAGTTCAATTTGGCTTAACATCACCAAGTTTAATTCTTACCTTTAAAAGTTTCTTTTCCAAAATTGAACAGTACTACACCAACATTTCCTCGGTAATCCTCATCAATAACCCCAGCTACAACGAACAGCACAATTAGCAAAAGTTAATGGTGGGTGTTTTTCATTAGGTATTCACATCTGTTACTAATGGACTATACCTTTGCATGCATATTAGGAATGCTGGAATGAGACAcggcttccaggtgcacacagaAGTCAATATCAAACTAGTTTCAATAGGACTATAAAGCTTGTAATCACTGGAGACTGAAGTTTTTAGCTAATGGTCCATTTCTATACAGCACAAAACATCTGCTTCATAAGGCAAGAAGTGGACTAGTTCACAGTGCGATAGCTTATATTTTAATTCTAGCAGATGTTAAAAAATAAGGTAACTGCTTGCACATATATAACTGGTTCTGTCCAAGCAAACCGACCAACTAAATATGATATTATGTGTAACATACACTAATTAAACTATAATTGTAGGACTGCAAATATTCACCTTACTGAAATTACAGCAGCTGAACCCAAGACAGTGACCCTTGAGCCAAACAACCTTGTGTAATGATCTGCAAGAACAGTGGTCCGTGGGACTGGAGCAGtaataagtaataataataataataagtaatAATGGTAATAATAAGTAATAATAAAGAGCTCAAACCACCAAATTACTGTTTTTAAATAGAAGTTGGTATCATTTTGGAGCAAATTTTAACAGTTAAACCAGTTGATGGTTTtgttgtaaagcaggggtggggaaccttttttctgccaagggccatttggatatttataacatcattagcgggccatacaaaattatcaacttaaaaaacagtgctccgctgtgggagaacgattcaggccggcaaaattaatgcaaataattgtttttctatttgaagtcaggTTGGGAAAGCCAcgttcagcacacacacaccctggcctgccacactaggcaaatgcctaggtccaggcatataaGACTACAAcccttaatattagcatattaggccacaccatctgggataatcacatgcaaattgaacaggtggtagctggctcccaacccccccacccttgccagccctccctcccttcagctgctcccagacctttaaaggcacccacataccccagcagcagtccagTCCAGTCCTTTACAATGcccatgagagagagagggaaggagaggaaggctTGGCCCAGCTATCCCCGGACCAAATGATCTTGAAGACCataaatggccctcgggcctagcgttccccacccctgttgaaCAGTAATGGCTCTGGTTTGTTTTATAAACATGTTTACTTTTAaaatagagccctgtggcgcagagtgttaaagctgcagtactgaagtcctaagctctgctcacgacctgattttGTCCCCCcacggtagctgggttttcaggtaactggctcgagGTTTACtcgaggggggaagtgtagatgactggggaaggcaatggcaaaccaccccgtaaaaaagtctgctgtgaaaacaaagtcaccccagagtcggaaacgactggtgcttgcacaggggacctttccttttaaacaaactgtcaagcatggtgaaattccattgataattgattgttacagggtcctgcctaaccctggtctgtgaagtatcatggaggacccagctttgctagctttgttattctttccctccccccttctagcTTTATTGCTTAAATAAtagtagtgagaaatgaaactaactgcTTCTccagtaatcagcaccttcccatacattccaagcagggagtgtgagacatctggggaaagcaaggacagagtcctgataacactgtgagaatgtagacatttatgatagtttatgtgtgagagctaccccgcacccccatccttggaatccttttgaagtaagccttaaaagtattgtatcaatgtatatgcAGCATTACTCTGTTACCCAgcaagtatcggtctatcaataaacgtagtctttgtatcaacttcgactcgtcattgaacccgcatgcttgacattttgagagtaatcttGCAAGAAGTTTAActgccctggcaactttataaccgaatggctgaaaagattccagtgagcagtgaacttccagaacctgaagaaggggcgagagcaccaacaccaCCGTGGCACGTGCTGGACGCCCGGAGAGTCGCTGGACCCAGCTCTCCTCTCCACATTCAACAACTGTTGGTCACCCCGCGTCAGTGGCAGCCGCGTACCTCTaccaccacgatggatgaggcCCCGGTGTGCAGAGAGGCCATCCTAACTAGGCACATGCGCCGGGTGAAGATGGCTAACGATGGGGGCGAGGGGTCCAAGCCGATGGAGGAAGAAAGCACAGCAGCCACAGCAGTAGTCGGCGTGGTGACGGGGCCGAGAGAGGAGGACGAGATTGCTCGAGAATTCCGAGCGATGGTTCGAAAGGAAGTCAAAGAAGTCgccaaggggttgcgggatgagatgcaagcgatgaccaccatgaCGGCCGGGGAGTTCAATAGGCAAGTCAACCGGATCCTGGGGACGACTGACCCGAGAAGAGCCCCACAACTGCCTGCAGCTAGACCCTCGACAGTACCGCCTCGGCGCAACCAGCGGCACCCCCAGTCTCTTGAGAAAGGGGCCAAGGAAGAGagttggaagccacctttgacAGGGACCCcgaggaggtggagtatttcacaatccaggccaatagctacatgcactattgggggaacaccttctcTGATGAGTTTAGTCGTGTGGACTATTTAGGATTGAAGTTGAAAGGGGCCCCCTGCAGGAGACCTGCGCGTTGGCCGCCCTGAGGGATATGCAACAGGGCTCCAAGACGATTCGTGAGTATGCGGCCGAGTTCCGCACCAATGCAGCCaaggtgagggggtggagtgagctgatgaaaatcGAGCATTTCACCCGTGGCCTGAACGCGAGCATCCTGGATTGAGCCCTGCAGCAAGAGAGACTgaccaccctggtgggatggatccagctggtgggatAAGTGGAAACCAATATGAAGCGAGTGGCCATGCAACACCAGCAGCAAAGTAGTAAGGCGGGTTGCGACCCGAAAACAGGGGTGAAGACGGAGGCGAAGAAAACCCAGGTGGGGGGAGCGGCTGGGAAGCCCCCGGCAACCTGCAAATGCTTTCGGCGCGGGGACCCAAACCACCTGGCCAGCAGTTGCCCGAACCCTCCTAGACTACCATCAAGTGCCTCCAAGACAAGCATTCTGAATCCAAAGCAGACCGgctgccctaaggatgcggcgaagagcagcgcgagTTCGGTGCTCGACGAGGACACCGTTaccgatgagctgagtgagatgtcctgggaggacgagccggcgggaaatgaggacgacctgctctaaacgGTGCCAGTCAGCAGGTCGCCGATGAACTAACAcgactcagggtgagagtaacaggGCCACTATATTTTGTGCCAGTGCTTTTActaaacagcagactcaagaggttcATGCAGGTGAAAGCCTTGATTGACTCGGGCTGCacgagagacataatcacccctaagctgGTGGACGCATTGGGGCTCCCCACCATGGCTTTGCCgcaccccatccagtttgagcagatggatgggtcagtgatgaggggggagccgtGCGTGTTAGAAACTCAGTTAGTAccggtgggcattaaagaccactgaGACCAGGAGGCATTTGTAATAGCACCATCCTCCTCTTATGATGTGGTTTTGGGAGTAGGATGGCTGGCCAAGCATGAGCCAGACATTCGATGGGGAGACCAGACGATAGAATTCAATGATCCGAGGTGTCAAGACCATCACTGGACTAAGGAGTGGGGTCCCAGCCCACCACCCCGAAATGGAAAAGTGTGCTTGACCACGGAGGAAGTCCAGACAATCCCTAAAGCTTATCGAGACTTAAGGGGGGTGTTCAGTAAGCAGGGAGCCGATGAACTTCCACCCCAcagggacacggactgtgctattgaactgatcccggggcagacccTACCTAAGGCCATAGTTGTattcaatggggtgggctgaaaaggtggaactgaggaagttcctcgataagaacttgaagagaggcttcATCCGACCTGCCACCGCCCCCGTtctctttaggaaaaagaaggacggctcgctcagactttgtactgattttcgagggattaatgggatttccacctccaaCGCCTACCCAATACCCCtcaacgtagtctttgtatctaCTTAGACTCGTCactgaacccgcatgcttgacacaaacCCTGCTATTTTTGAAAGGCTGCCCTTTTTTAAGAACGTTATCCTAAAATTTGCCTTTTACTTCACAATATACCGTAGTTAAGGATGTGAACACATATACAACATCTCAATGGATAAGGGCCATAgtggcttttttgtttgtttgcttcacTAAGCACTGACTGCCAAATGCCATTTTTGACATGGGAAAGGTTGAACCTCAATCAGCACAAAATTTTGTTGCACAGTCATGAACTCCAGCACAGGGCAATTCTGCAATTCCATGTTGCACAAAGTCTCTCCTGTACATGAGTTTCCCAAAGACTTCCTACTTCAGCCCCTTCTTCTGCCAGCACCGACCACATCTCCATTTCATAACGTTAACAAGATAAAAGCAAAGCACACGTGATGAGCTTCCTTTTCTTTTGCAAGTAATACGTATCGCAGCATAATGACAGCTATTATAGGAAACTTAACACTGCAATGAGATTTTGTAGTACTGTGAATGCAAAACTGTTAATGTAGTTGTATACAGGAAGTAGTGCCAGAAATGTTATCAAAAGCCGTATGAGTTTCACGTTCCACTGGGACGCAGAAAAACAAGCACACTGAACAGAAGCCACAGAGCAGGCTGGCTGAGGGGCACGGAATAAGAGCAAGACTGTGGAGGGCTTTAAGGAAACCCACTACTGCAGGTCAGCAGGCAACAAAATTTCAGCTGACTTCGCTGGAGAATGTAAACTCCAGCGAAAGAAGCCTAATTTCTCATAGGTGCCTACAATTCAGTCGGGTCAGAAAAGTCTAAGCCTGTAAACCCAGAACATTCCCAGGAGCATGTATCATGCAATTACTGTAATAAGAAAACGTTATCAAAAAAGCTAGGATAAGATCAACTTGTCAAAAAGCATGTCACTAGTACTAGAGCAGTCTAAAAAAACCACAGCAGATTGCTAAATTAATGAAGAACATCATCTTAGCAGTATAATATGTAGTCTGTTCTCCACTTAATTAAGGAGAGGATAGCAAGAGGGAAGAAGTACATCCAGACTTAAGATCATAGattcctagagctggaagggacctctagggtcatttagtctaaccccctgcacaatgcaggaaattcacaaatgcctcttcccccacagtgacccctgctccaagcctagAGGATGTCCTTGACTTGCCTCTAGAAAGGCAAGTATTTCcccatttggagggggggggggggaagcgtaatataaataaataggaaTTCTTTCAAACGTTTTGACTTttaaaatggtgccaggttcacACAACCAGATGAACAGTAAAGGCTTGGTCGTaatgagagaaaggcagggtatgacTGActtgaatatataaataaaatgaccATTGCTCTTAATTTGCTACATGTATATAATGTACTTTGAGTAGAAAACATCGAAATGATACTTAGAAAAAATCATGCACAGGAACTGGCAATGGAAAGTACAGATGGCAGGCAGAAAACCTGACAGGACTTTGGCATTTCCCTTGCAGGAAAGCTTTCAGCACTTTACAGGACTGATTTCTACGCATTTCCAACTCTCCTTGATGTGCTGGTTACAGCATGGGATTTCAGAAATAATTTTTTCCCTGAAAGAAAAGCTTTACTTCATTACAAAGTGTCCCTTTTTATGATACACTGCTGAATTACAAGAAATCCCCCAAATTTACACCCACAGCAACATCCAAGTAATAGATTACTTTTCACTTGTGTTTTACGCACTGTCAGCTACTGTTTTGCAAGAAGACCTTTGAAAAGCTGTTGAATGGTTTTAAGTGCgcaggttaaaaaaaaactgcTTCTAATACGTTAGTAGCCAATTTACTATAGAGCATGTAGCATCTTCTAAAATGTATATTAGATGCAACAAATAGTTTTCCTAGGCCAGGTCTTGCTGCTTGCTCAAAACCATGACAGATGAGCACAGAGAGGACCTAacaagacaacgacattggatttatatcccgccctccactcaagagtctcagagcagctcacaatctcctttatcttcctcccccacaacagacaccctgtgaagtgggtggggctgaaaggactctcacagcagctgccctttcaaggacaacctctgccagagctatgggtgacccaaggccattccagcagctctaagtggagtggggaatcaaacccagttctcccagataagagtccgcacacttaactactacaccaaactgactaccactacaccaaaccatacCAAGAAGCCTGGTGTGGTGGTTTTGGGGAATATGAGCAGACAAGCTTCTCTAAAATGCAGTATACTCAAAACTGTAATGCGCAGCTGCAAGGGAGTGTGGGTGTGGTCTGAGGCAACTTCCCAATTAACAAAGGGCACACAACTGGGATTCCAGATGCCTGACCAGTGCAAGAAATTGAGATTACACCATAGTGAAATCTTGTTTAATACGTAAAGACTCCCTGGCAGGCATGCAGAATTGCCGAGACAAAAAAAGGAAGTATTCCCTCAGGCTatgacagggatggccaaactgtggcttgtgaGCCTCACACAACTACACATAATGTGCAGCTCCTGGAGTCAAAGAGGAACTTAATGTCAGCttattctcaagtaagcatgcttggCATTGggatctcagtcagcctctgagcactgacccataagtAGGCGACTATTTCCAACATGTATGAAGTGGAGAAAGAGGATGAAATAGGTGGGCTTGCAAGctcctctcctccaccccagagGCCACCTGGAGACCTAGCACAGGGAAAGAGAGCAAAAgaactgagggagccactggaaggagggatggaattaaagagggtggtgcaggactcccccttagtttcatagctcttgtaggtgcTGTATTTACTAACCGTGGAGTCAAAGCAAAGAaggatgcataatgatgcaaatggtggtcagtgatttatatggcacatgtgtgttttcttctcccactggtgcaaaaaaataattccctaccctttccctatgctgatcttatgggggtctgttattcccagcttttgtttttaaaagtttccttctagcatggttgtgttgtaaagtgcacacatatatattttatctttctgtgcaaagaaagtattaagttttaataaagacgtgtgaaatatttgttcatgtattgttgctcacaaacatctgatgtcttaccttatgcaagtttggctacccctgggctaTGACATTTGAAAACAATGAAATTAGACACACACAGTGATAAGTTTATGAAACATTATTCCTACTGTTATTTAATACCCTGTGTGAATGCAACAACGCTCAAGATGGGCTCCACAAATGGACCAGTTTTACTCAGCTGCTTCTCTAATAATTATGAGTATCCTAAAATCTACTCTAACAGCTTTGATGAGGAATCTGTGAAGCTTCACTAAAAACCAAGGGCTGCAAGGTTGACATGCATGCAGTTCTTGCATGTAAAGTATGCAAACTTGTAATTAGTTACACATCTACAGAAAAAGCATGTGTTTAATTGGGTTTTCACAGTGAGGAAAATCGTATGAGTTTCAGTCTAATTTTACCACAGACTACTTACCACCAACATCTATGAAGTGATTTGCAGCTAATCCAGACCGTGGagctaaattttaaaaaagggaaacaaGTTTTAGGTTTACTGTTGTAAAATGTACATATTTACATTGGTACACTTTTACTGTTtagaatgtaattttaaaaaggtcACATTTACTGAGCATTTTTAGGATTGGTACAATTATTAGAACTTCCTGTCTAAGCAAACAGATCGTGAGCTTCAGTGAGCAAGAGGAGACTAAGAAGAGATTCCACATCTGGCCTAAGCCACTGCATCAACCAACTTTTAAACAAACACACTTTTACAAATGGCTGATAGAAAGTTGCCTTACACTGTGGTCACGTAGAAACAAGGATTTATTTGGAGCAAATGTACTCTGGTAGGATCAGATTTTTACAGTGACTTCCAGGAAATAATATATATAATTAGATAATAGGATTTTGCAGTTTTCATGAGAGAGGAGTGAGGTTAAAAGCTTTCCCTTTCCACAACTTACCTACTCTACCGTAGCATCCAGAAGGAAGAGAGATCTGAATATCTGTTTTTACTACACTCTTTCCCAAAGGAGGGATCTCACAGTCATAGGCACTAAAAaaggaaagcaagcaagcaaaattATGTTACTGCTCGAAGAACAGGACAAGGAcgacacttcttcacccaaagggtgattaacatgtggaattcactgccacaggaggtggtggcagctacaagcagacagcttcaagagagggttagagaaaaatatggagcagagatccatcagtgtgtatatatgtgtgtgtgtgtgtgtgtgtgtgtgtatatatataggatgggccattggcctgatcctacatggcttctcttatgttcttatgagacccaGGTTCctctaatccagcattctgtttctagCCATGACCAGCCAGATGCACTTGCAGGCTCATCACCTGTAATAAAAGCAACAAACTTCACTGCTTCTCTGTTCAGCATCTGGCCTTAATACTGCTTTTGAACATGGGAGATTTCATTTAGCTAGCATGGCAGCCAGTGCCTTTCCCACCCTAATGTAACAGAACAGATGCCAGTGAATGAACATGAATGAACGCTAGATTAGCGACAAGAGTAATAATAGTCTTTCACTATCATATATGACATATTAGAGTCTTCCTGGAAAAGTTAAAGGCTTTTTCACTACACGTATTCAAGTACTTTTAAAGATTTAGGACAGCAAATGGGACATACACTGAATTAGCAGCCTCTACAGGCCATGTTTTCACTGCCTTTTAGAAAGACACGCTGTCAGCATGCACAGAGAGCTCAAGCGTGCTTCCTGCCTCCCTTTGCATGGCACGCGCCTGAGAGGAGCAACAAGACAGGAAAGTGAGGCCACTCAGCGGTGGTGGAAAAGCTTCCTCCATGCCTCTGAACTGGGGCTTCTTCCTCACTGCTGGTACACCTCTCTGGTGTTTGGCTTCTGTTTGCTATTCTGACTCTCCTGTCCATGGTACTAGTCTTGAAACCAATGCTCCCTCCAAACtgtggtcttgtgagcaaaatttctactttgtgagccactggcattaaagttgcgagcaagcataaattagtttgctctgggggcatccttcctgaactaggacaaaaatgtgtgagctgaaaaaactgtgagctaacttacactaacttagcttagagcgAACACAGGTCATAACTCTGGCTCCCCCTCATCCCATCACCTGGCTTAGATGTCAAACGGTAGATCTCCTGGAAATTGTAATttatctccagattgcagagattagctcccctggagaaaacagctgcttgggAGGGTCGTCTCCA
Protein-coding sequences here:
- the DUT gene encoding deoxyuridine 5'-triphosphate nucleotidohydrolase, mitochondrial; the protein is MLRSLRGLLRSATPASPPGKRLKGSGPEEPALTLRFAKLSENAVAPSRGSSRAAGYDLYSAYDCEIPPLGKSVVKTDIQISLPSGCYGRVAPRSGLAANHFIDVGAGVIDEDYRGNVGVVLFNFGKETFKVKRGDRIAQLICERIYYPELEEVQVLDDTERGSGGFGSTGQN